One window from the genome of Salvia miltiorrhiza cultivar Shanhuang (shh) chromosome 7, IMPLAD_Smil_shh, whole genome shotgun sequence encodes:
- the LOC130991583 gene encoding putative F-box/LRR-repeat protein At3g44080: METAQKRIAADGESKLPDEIIQHIQSLMSERDAARTTLLSKSWHGAWCTRPNLCLDPFTFRYRMDEFPIFARKSMQRYEDSNLKIKSFKLWVEGDDDSDLARELILKAIKLGATDLTIDVPTWVSINLPYEVLESETLARLSVQNVSVDFKKRNKAVNSSNLKSLHLSNVTVKGDLIRDLISRCPSIEELTLRNLRRSSRFYCDDDTMIEVHKLIKLHKLKYLRLDGLPIKDGLSKHDLWPQFACLKELVIENINLDYVRICSPSLERITIHLHEFRNVMVAEFDVPNIRYFKFEGTNKIPSLKFRAKDGREWESDIRIHIRPRRSGSATSASWFSSLKQLVKMLSPSRVSLSIFMGDDGYGYGYVGDGLATPAVENLTLRGFGLTSVFMDALLWSCCPNFIDIEKGYAEMVDLKVYKQLKKKKTLLDAAKKRNHGEILHFQRK, from the coding sequence ATGGAGACTGCTCAGAAAAGAATTGCAGCAGATGGCGAATCCAAACTTCCAGACGAAATCATTCAGCACATACAATCTCTTATGTCTGAAAGGGATGCTGCTCGAACCACTCTCCTATCCAAGTCGTGGCACGGCGCGTGGTGCACGCGCCCCAACCTCTGTCTCGACCCCTTCACGTTTCGGTATCGCATGGATGAGTTCCCTATATTCGCGAGGAAGTCCATGCAGAGGTATGAAGATTCGAACCTAAAGATTAAGAGTTTCAAGCTATGGGTGGAAGGTGACGACGATTCTGATCTGGCTAGAGAATTGATTTTGAAAGCCATCAAATTGGGGGCTACCGATCTCACCATTGATGTACCGACCTGGGTTAGTATTAATCTACCATACGAGGTGCTCGAATCCGAAACCCTAGCTAGATTATCTGTTCAAAATGTCAGCGTTGATTTCAAAAAGAGGAATAAAGCTGTAAACTCCTCCAATCTTAAATCCCTTCATCTATCCAATGTGACTGTAAAAGGTGATTTAATTAGGGATTTGATTTCGAGATGCCCATCCATTGAGGAATTAACATTGAGAAATCTGAGGAGATCATCTCGCTTTTATTGCGACGATGATACGATGATCGAAGTGCATAAGCTGATCAAACTGCATAAGCTCAAGTATTTGCGATTGGATGGTTTGCCGATTAAAGATGGCTTATCTAAACATGACTTGTGGCCTCAATTTGCTTGCCTCAAAGAATTGGTGATTGAGAATATCAACTTGGATTATGTAAGAATCTGTAGCCCATCACTTGAGCGCATAACCATACACTTACATGAGTTTAGAAACGTGATGGTTGCAGAGTTTGATGTTCCAAATATTCGATACTTTAAGTTTGAGGGTACTAACAAAATTCCGAGCCTCAAGTTCAGAGCAAAGGATGGTAGGGAATGGGAGTCGGATATACGCATACATATACGTCCTCGTCGCTCGGGCTCGGCTACTAGTGCTTCGTGGTTCTCTTCGTTGAAGCAACTTGTGAAAATGTTGAGCCCATCCCgagtttctctctctatattcaTGGGCGATGATGGATATGGATATGGATATGTGGGAGATGGCTTAGCTACACCTGCGGTGGAGAATTTGACGCTACGGGGTTTTGGATTAACCAGTGTTTTTATGGATGCTTTACTTTGGAGTTGTTGCCCCAACTTCATAGACATTGAAAAAGGTTATGCAGAGATGGTGGATTTGAAAGTATACAAAcagttgaagaagaagaagacattgTTAGATGCTGCAAAGAAAAGGAATCATGGGGAAATTCTTCACTTCCAACGGAAATAG
- the LOC130991584 gene encoding F-box/LRR-repeat protein At3g59190-like — MENPQKRIAGESQLPEEIIQHIQSLLHEEEEAARTSLLSKSWHGAWCTRPNLSFDQYMFWNRVDEFPVFTKKTMRRYEDLNLKIKSFRLTMMEEYEDHSLARELILKAIELGATDLTIEIPSLDGIVLESETLARLSVFGSIARPLHFDVGAITKLHKLEYLRLEGLDIKHSLSKNELWPQFRCLKDLVIVDYNSDYDWDDVRICSPSLERVIILFHECRNVSAEFDVPNIRYFKFEGHEMPRLKFKAIGSREWESDIHIRFSPYMASTAWLSSLNQFVKMLSSSRVSLFMWWDLLDDGHALSMPVVDNLRPEMPFLDALLWSCRPNFVNVQRRFYGDSEGGSVETIEDGVILRWCKGS, encoded by the coding sequence ATGGAGAATCCTCAGAAAAGAATTGCTGGTGAATCCCAACTTCCAGAAGAAATCATTCAACACATTCAATCTCTTCTgcatgaagaagaagaagctgctCGAACCTCTCTCCTATCCAAGTCCTGGCACGGCGCGTGGTGCACGCGCCCCAACCTCAGTTTCGATCAATACATGTTCTGGAATCGCGTGGATGAGTTTCCCGTATTCACGAAGAAGACTATGCGGAGGTATGAAGATTTGAACCTAAAGATTAAGAGTTTCAGGCTGACGATGATGGAGGAATATGAAGATCATTCTCTGGCTAGAGAATTGATTTTGAAAGCCATCGAATTGGGGGCTACTGATCTCACCATTGAAATACCGAGCTTGGATGGTATTGTGCTTGAATCCGAAACCCTAGCTAGGTTATCTGTTTTTGGAAGCATAGCAAGACCGCTTCACTTTGACGTCGGCGCGATTACGAAACTGCACAAGCTCGAGTATTTGCGATTGGAGGGTTTGGATATTAAACATAGTTTATCTAAAAACGAGTTGTGGCCTCAATTTCGTTGTCTCAAAGATTTGGTGATCGTGGATTACAACTCCGACTATGATTGGGACGATGTAAGAATTTGCAGCCCGTCACTTGAGCGCGTAATCATACTCTTCCATGAGTGTAGAAACGTCAGTGCAGAGTTTGATGTTCCAAATATTCGATACTTCAAGTTCGAGGGTCATGAAATGCCGCGCCTCAAGTTCAAAGCAATAGGTAGTAGGGAATGGGAGTCGGATATACACATACGTTTCTCGCCCTACATGGCTAGCACTGCGTGGTTGTCTTCGTTGAACCAGTTTGTGAAGATGTTGAGCTCATCCCGAGTTTCTCTCTTCATGTGGTGGGATTTGCTAGATGATGGACATGCTTTATCTATGCCTGTGGTGGATAATTTGAGGCCAGAAATGCCATTTTTGGATGCTTTACTTTGGAGTTGTCGACCCAACTTCGTAAACGTTCAAAGACGTTTCTATGGAGATAGTGAAGGTGGAAGTGTTGAGACAATTGAAGATGGAGTCATTCTTAGATGGTGCAAGGGATCCTAG
- the LOC130993035 gene encoding uncharacterized protein LOC130993035 produces MERHPQRIAAMGEFEFPEEIIHQIQSLMSDQREAARTTLVSKSWYGAWSTRPNLRFHEFELGERFPQWARKTLQRYEDLNLNIQTFNLRMYKDDSLARELILKAIKLGVIDLTIEYIKWWFDLPDEVLESQTLTRLSVSGCTVDLGRRKKKEIITCSTLKSLTLSGVYVNGDFYEGLIWRFPLIEELTLKQPKRLVFDVGAMLKLHKLKSLRMESLLVFIVDLERRNKPLTSSNLKSLTLSSTLTEGDFSYLSHRFPLLEELTVEGCFKPFLPFYGCTTKLNKLKFLQLVRLNTQDSLTQSELWLQFPCLNTLVIRDCLFKANGNDVIRICSLSLDCVTISSCGTKTKLEFDVPNMRKFKFEGYDVPRLKLKTSSREWESDIRIICCVDMGSASWWCSLKQFVKLMSPSRVSLALYVNLPQLGDQNGYVGDGLAVPVVENLTISGSVFSQVSLAFLNALLQSCGPNFVNIQRKCVRGIEKENVEQFPHLSSLPWNTLLDDSTNHLGEEFVRFQLIQGPRSFPSIEDFYG; encoded by the coding sequence ATGGAGAGGCATCCCCAAAGAATTGCGGCTATGGGCGAATTTGAATTTCCTGAAGAAATTATTCACCAAATTCAATCTTTGATGTCTGATCAAAGGGAAGCTGCTCGAACGACTCTCGTCTCCAAGTCCTGGTACGGCGCGTGGTCCACGCGCCCCAACCTTAGGTTTCATGAATTCGAGTTGGGAGAAAGGTTTCCGCAGTGGGCGAGGAAGACGTTGCAGAGGTATGAAGATCTCAACCTAAACATCCAAACTTTCAATCTACGGATGTATAAAGACGATTCTCTGGCTAGAGAATTGATTTTGAAAGCGATCAAATTGGGGGTTATTGATCTCACAATCGAATATATTAAGTGGTGGTTTGATTTACCAGATGAGGTGCTTGAATCCCAAACCCTAACTCGATTATCTGTTTCTGGCTGCACAGTTGATCTcgggaggaggaagaagaaagagataaTAACTTGTTCCACTCTTAAATCCCTTACTCTATCCGGTGTCTATGTAAATGGTGATTTCTATGAGGGTTTGATTTGGAGattccctctgattgaggaattaACATTGAAACAACCGAAGAGGCTTGTGTTTGATGTTGGTGCGATGCTGAAACTGCATAAGCTCAAGTCTTTGCGAATGGAGTCCTTGTTAGTCTTCATAGTTGATCTGGAGAGAAGGAATAAACCGCTAACCTCTTCCAATCTTAAATCACTCACTCTATCCAGCACTCTAACTGAGGGTGattttagttatttgagtcaCAGATTCCCATTGCTTGAGGAATTAACAGTGGAAGGTTGCTTCAAACCCTTTCTTCCTTTTTATGGTTGTACGACCAAACTGAATAAGCTCAAGTTTTTGCAATTAGTGCGTTTGAATACCCAAGACAGCTTAACCCAATCTGAGTTGTGGCTTCAATTTCCTTGCCTCAACACATTGGTGATTAGGGATTGCCTCTTTAAGGCTAATGGGAACGATGTAATTAGAATTTGTAGCCTATCACTCGACTGCGTAACCATTAGCTCATGCGGTACAAAAACTAAATTGGAGTTTGATGTTCCAAATATGCGGAAATTCAAGTTCGAGGGTTATGATGTGCCGCGCCTTAAGTTGAAAACAAGTAGTAGGGAATGGGAGTCGGATATACGCATAATCTGCTGCGTAGATATGGGCAGTGCGTCGTGGTGGTGTTCGTTGAAGCAGTTTGTGAAACTAATGAGCCCATCCCGAGTCTCTCTGGCTCTATACGTGAACCTGCCGCAACTTGGTGATCAAAATGGATATGTTGGAGATGGTTTAGCTGTGCCTGTAGTTGAGAATTTGACGATAAGCGGTTCGGTCTTTTCGCAAGTGTCGCTGGCATTTCTGAATGCTTTGCTTCAGAGTTGTGGGCCCAACTTCGTTAACATTCAAAGAAAATGCGTGAGAGGTATAGAGAAAGAGAATGTGGAACAGTTTCCACACTTGAGCTCTCTGCCATGGAACACGTTGTTAGATGATTCAACGAATCATTTGGGAGAAGAATTCGTTCGATTCCAACTCATACAGGGACCTAGATCGTTTCCTagtattgaagatttttatGGGTAA
- the LOC130991585 gene encoding putative F-box/LRR-repeat protein At5g41840: MENAADLSPLPEEIIHRIQSLLLHERDAAQTSLLSKSWHDAWTTRLNLTFDQYKFRNRVNEFPIFTRKIMQRYEDLNRNIKSFKLLMKGNDDSDLARELILKAIKLGATDLTLQFSISDTNRCFVLPDEVLESKTLVRLYVLGLTVDLERRNKAVACSNLKYLWLSQASVKGDLIRDLISRCPSIEELTLFHTSLFGYERRRWSPSHDHQFDNLKCLRLICLGVKLHDHDELWNNSPSLKVLVIWDENSDYVRICSPSLERISIRILHDKIWNGEFDVPNIQNFKISAGCEFKEPRLKIKSGDKEWEIESFEPIGYCFSSLKQLVKTFSLSIRER, encoded by the coding sequence ATGGAGAATGCTGCTGACCTCTCTCCGCTCCCAGAAGAAATCATTCACCGCATACAATCTCTTCTGCTGCATGAAAGAGATGCTGCTCAGACCTCTCTCCTATCCAAGTCCTGGCACGACGCGTGGACCACACGCCTCAACCTCACTTTCGATCAATACAAGTTCCGGAATCGCGTGAATGAGTTTCCCATATTCACGAGGAAGATCATGCAGAGGTATGAAGATTTGAACCGAAATATTAAGAGTTTCAAGCTATTGATGAAAGGTAACGACGATTCTGATCTGGCTAGAGAATTGATTTTGAAAGCGATCAAATTGGGAGCTACTGATCTCACGCTTCAATTTTCAATCTCGGATACTAATAGGTGTTTTGTTCTACCAGATGAGGTGCTTGAATCCAAAACCCTAGTTAGATTATATGTTTTAGGGCTCACGGTTGATCTCGAGAGGAGGAATAAAGCGGTAGCTTGTTCGAATCTTAAATACCTTTGGTTATCCCAAGCGAGTGTAAAAGGTGACTTAATTAGGGATTTGATTTCGAGATGCCCATCCATTGAGGAATTAACACTTTTTCACACAAGCTTGTTTGGATACGAGAGAAGAAGATGGAGTCCCTCTCATGATCATCAGTTTGATAATCTCAAGTGtttgcgtttgatttgtttgggTGTTAAACTGCATGATCACGATGAGTTGTGGAACAATTCTCCTTCCCTCAAAGTGTTGGTGATTTGGGATGAAAACTCCGATTACGTAAGAATTTGCAGCCCATCGCTTGAGCGCATAAGCATACGCATATTACATGATAAAATCTGGAATGGGGAGTTTGATGTTCcaaatattcaaaattttaagattagtgctggttgtgaatttaaagaGCCGCGCCTCAAGATCAAAAGCGGTGATAAGGAATGGGAGATCGAAAGCTTTGAACCTATTGGTTATTGCTTTTCTTCATTGAAGCAACTTGTGAAAACATTTTCTCTTTCTATTCGGGAACGATGA